The proteins below come from a single Zhouia spongiae genomic window:
- a CDS encoding UpxY family transcription antiterminator, translating into MSDQKSGKWHVIYVKSRYEKKVHKYLKEKNLISFLPVTKSIRKWSDRKKVVFKPLFPSYVFVYINTSLDFHKALSVKGACCYIRFGKEYAIVSDKEINQIKILVEDDNISDISTNNHNLKVGDTRQIESGPLSGLECEILKVGNSNSIKVKLDSLQQSIIASVPSCYFNCSIES; encoded by the coding sequence ATGAGTGACCAAAAAAGCGGTAAATGGCATGTGATTTATGTTAAATCTAGGTATGAAAAAAAAGTTCATAAATATTTGAAAGAAAAAAACTTAATTTCTTTCCTCCCCGTTACCAAATCAATAAGAAAATGGAGTGATCGTAAAAAGGTTGTTTTTAAGCCATTATTCCCTTCATATGTATTTGTATATATTAATACATCATTAGATTTTCATAAAGCATTATCTGTTAAAGGAGCATGTTGTTACATTCGGTTTGGTAAAGAGTATGCAATTGTATCTGATAAGGAAATTAATCAAATAAAAATTCTTGTAGAGGATGATAATATTTCAGATATTTCAACCAATAATCATAACCTTAAGGTTGGCGATACTAGACAGATTGAATCAGGTCCTTTATCAGGATTGGAATGTGAAATATTAAAGGTTGGTAATAGTAATAGTATTAAAGTTAAATTAGATTCATTACAGCAAAGCATTATAGCAAGTGTCCCATCTTGTTATTTTAATTGTTCTATTGAATCATAG
- a CDS encoding JAB domain-containing protein: MKLKANEITVSYKEQQSTDLIKVTGSKSAAAILYEHWDPQTIGLNESFKIMLLNNANRVKGIYTLSTGSITATVVDVRILFALVLKTLSVGIILAHNHPSSKLKPSVCDIELTSKIVNAAQLFDVSVLDHIILTPGGDYFSFSDQAMI, translated from the coding sequence ATGAAATTAAAAGCAAATGAAATTACCGTAAGCTATAAAGAGCAACAAAGCACAGACCTTATAAAAGTAACAGGGTCTAAAAGTGCTGCCGCTATCCTTTATGAGCATTGGGATCCGCAAACCATTGGCCTTAATGAATCATTTAAAATCATGCTGCTCAATAACGCCAATCGCGTCAAAGGTATATATACCCTCTCTACTGGAAGTATAACAGCAACCGTAGTCGATGTGCGTATTCTTTTTGCACTGGTTTTAAAAACATTATCTGTAGGTATTATCCTGGCGCATAATCACCCCTCCTCAAAACTTAAACCCAGTGTCTGCGATATTGAACTGACATCTAAAATTGTCAATGCAGCCCAGCTCTTTGATGTGAGTGTACTGGATCATATCATCCTAACACCCGGAGGGGATTATTTTAGTTTCTCCGATCAGGCAATGATATAA
- a CDS encoding single-stranded DNA-binding protein yields the protein MSTIKNRVQLIGNVGQDPVITVLESGKKVAKLFLATNENYKNSKGEKQSQTHWHTIIAWGKTAEIIEKFVDKGKEIGILGKLKTRSYTTEDGQQRYVTEVETKEVLLMGGKS from the coding sequence ATGAGTACTATTAAAAATCGTGTACAGCTTATCGGGAACGTAGGACAAGATCCTGTTATTACCGTTTTAGAAAGTGGTAAAAAAGTAGCTAAACTCTTTTTAGCTACCAATGAGAATTACAAAAATTCCAAGGGTGAAAAACAATCCCAAACCCATTGGCATACCATTATTGCCTGGGGGAAAACCGCTGAAATTATTGAGAAATTCGTCGATAAAGGTAAAGAAATCGGAATCCTCGGAAAACTCAAAACAAGATCCTATACCACCGAAGATGGTCAACAACGTTATGTAACCGAGGTGGAAACTAAAGAAGTCCTTCTAATGGGTGGGAAATCATAA
- a CDS encoding BfmA/BtgA family mobilization protein: protein MKDHIHLVIEKKIAQRFITYSKKFKITPSKALALLLEKEQLLQVQEKQNTKVTVADLEQLIKKRINALIAIIRDIEKHQTKPVLAMMLELFKGSTFTGSPQFTENIQRLSVKGQDQSKASDSISLKEDIKACEQGRVIKALLDKIVVHRTSFGRPQLRVMMSPEEFSKIKTKLNV, encoded by the coding sequence ATGAAAGATCACATCCATCTGGTTATTGAAAAAAAGATCGCTCAGCGATTTATAACCTACAGCAAAAAGTTTAAGATCACCCCTTCTAAGGCCTTGGCCTTACTTTTAGAAAAAGAGCAATTACTTCAAGTTCAGGAAAAACAAAACACCAAGGTAACGGTTGCGGACTTGGAGCAATTGATCAAAAAAAGAATCAACGCCCTTATTGCCATTATAAGGGATATTGAAAAGCATCAAACCAAACCAGTTTTGGCAATGATGCTTGAACTTTTCAAAGGCAGCACCTTTACAGGATCACCTCAATTCACCGAAAACATACAGAGGCTTTCTGTCAAAGGACAGGATCAATCCAAGGCTTCTGATTCAATTAGCCTAAAGGAGGATATAAAAGCCTGTGAACAAGGAAGGGTCATCAAAGCCCTTTTAGATAAGATTGTAGTTCATCGCACCAGTTTTGGAAGGCCACAACTAAGGGTTATGATGAGCCCTGAAGAATTCTCCAAGATAAAAACCAAACTCAATGTCTAA
- the mobB gene encoding MobB family relaxase encodes MYLTITPQKLGNTYGQSVTDFVNYLDKENLGNSTDQCESFFNHQSDQIPSNRVIEKIDANTAKLKKTEPRFYSITVNPSARELAFIKNNPEALKDYTRKLMEHYAGCFNRDNPITIRDLKYYARVEHQRHYKGFDREVRENAPYRSQIIRLENQIRMVKRGELSADLKQMKKKIALLENQAPHKINGQMIRQGMLKPGYQSHIHIVVSRRDASNSFSLSPGSKYKASQVLLHGKLIKRGFDRDRFYQGAETTFDRLFDYPRNYVETYRSRKTFVKDQSKYFAQIMRLPSVQKQAAFKILEQTGLRVPDLRIPKTKIQLAVKTFNKLKRAMDLGVDSKAMEY; translated from the coding sequence ATGTATCTGACCATTACCCCGCAAAAGCTAGGCAATACCTATGGGCAAAGTGTTACAGATTTTGTCAACTATCTCGATAAAGAAAATTTGGGTAATTCCACCGATCAGTGTGAATCCTTTTTTAACCATCAAAGTGATCAAATCCCCAGTAATCGGGTAATTGAAAAGATCGATGCCAATACCGCCAAACTTAAAAAAACAGAACCACGCTTCTACTCCATCACAGTCAACCCCAGTGCCCGTGAATTAGCATTTATAAAAAATAATCCTGAGGCTTTAAAGGACTATACCCGAAAACTCATGGAACACTATGCCGGTTGTTTCAACCGGGATAATCCCATTACCATACGGGATTTAAAATACTATGCACGGGTTGAGCACCAGCGTCATTACAAGGGTTTTGACAGGGAGGTTCGGGAGAATGCCCCTTATCGCAGCCAGATCATCCGGTTGGAAAATCAAATTCGAATGGTAAAGCGCGGGGAGCTCTCCGCAGATTTAAAGCAGATGAAAAAGAAAATTGCCCTTCTTGAAAATCAGGCTCCACATAAGATCAATGGCCAGATGATTCGCCAGGGAATGCTAAAGCCCGGTTATCAATCGCATATCCATATTGTGGTTAGTCGCCGCGATGCCAGCAATAGTTTTAGTCTTTCCCCGGGTAGCAAATACAAAGCCTCTCAGGTTTTGCTTCATGGAAAATTGATAAAAAGGGGCTTTGATCGCGACCGGTTCTATCAAGGTGCAGAAACCACCTTTGACCGCTTGTTTGATTATCCCAGAAACTATGTTGAAACCTACAGATCTCGTAAAACTTTTGTTAAGGATCAATCCAAATATTTTGCACAAATAATGCGACTTCCATCGGTTCAAAAGCAGGCAGCTTTTAAAATATTGGAGCAAACCGGCTTAAGAGTTCCTGATCTTCGGATTCCAAAAACAAAGATTCAGTTGGCCGTTAAAACCTTCAACAAACTAAAAAGAGCCATGGATCTCGGGGTAGATTCCAAGGCCATGGAATATTAA
- a CDS encoding type IV secretory system conjugative DNA transfer family protein produces the protein MLWYLLPAYVINLMLLVLQSNNHSNQRHFNFRLRIKSKSRTINLEDIRKGISIMGASGSGKTESVVYQILKGLTAANYCGVIHDYKNFELTELVYPLIKSTDIPFHIVSFDVPYQRVNPIAPKYLPDEESVHELSRVLVENLLEHKESTSSNSTRFFSDVVEGLLSGLIWKLRCDYPRYCTLPHLIAIYQLLDSESLMAFLSSNPISKAMASAFIQGKDSPRQTAGVTSTLANALKKISTKRIFYTLSADEITLSINNPKTPGVVSLVNNPKYETTYAPVIACILHTITKQMSERHRLPSYVLMEEASTLRLLNMQRIAATLRSYQIATIYVLQDKIQNDLLYGEKAGRAILANLSYQFFGKVNDPDTAKYYERFFELIKSHSKSISTGSWMSKSPTRITKSEKEVVKIRSQQFFRLKPGQFVVFSDGKERLVQFPYRKPLKGLPRAKQQLNQQELERHFQNIQKQARSIFGIS, from the coding sequence ATGCTTTGGTATCTGTTGCCTGCCTATGTGATCAACCTGATGCTTTTGGTGCTACAGTCCAATAACCACTCAAACCAACGCCATTTTAATTTTCGATTGCGTATTAAATCCAAATCCCGAACTATCAACCTTGAAGATATCAGAAAAGGCATCAGCATCATGGGGGCATCGGGCAGCGGAAAAACAGAAAGTGTGGTATACCAAATTTTAAAAGGGCTAACCGCGGCCAACTACTGTGGTGTTATTCACGACTACAAAAACTTTGAACTCACAGAACTGGTTTATCCCCTGATTAAATCCACTGATATCCCCTTTCATATCGTTTCTTTCGATGTGCCCTACCAGCGGGTTAATCCGATAGCTCCCAAATACCTCCCTGATGAGGAGTCTGTTCACGAACTATCCAGGGTCCTTGTTGAAAACCTATTAGAACATAAGGAATCGACCAGTTCCAATTCCACCCGATTTTTCAGCGATGTGGTGGAGGGGCTATTATCGGGACTTATCTGGAAGCTAAGGTGTGATTATCCGCGATACTGTACCCTACCCCATTTAATAGCCATATATCAGTTATTGGACTCTGAGAGTCTTATGGCATTTCTAAGTTCCAATCCCATCTCCAAGGCCATGGCTAGTGCCTTTATCCAGGGGAAGGACTCTCCCCGTCAAACTGCCGGGGTCACCAGTACGCTGGCCAATGCTTTGAAAAAAATCAGTACCAAGCGTATTTTTTATACACTTTCTGCAGATGAGATTACCCTTTCGATTAATAATCCTAAAACCCCCGGGGTGGTCTCTCTTGTGAACAATCCCAAATACGAAACCACCTACGCCCCTGTTATAGCTTGTATTTTACATACCATCACCAAACAGATGAGCGAGCGTCACAGGCTTCCCTCCTATGTGCTCATGGAGGAGGCCTCTACCCTTAGACTACTGAATATGCAGCGTATTGCAGCCACCTTACGCAGTTATCAAATCGCTACCATTTATGTATTGCAGGATAAGATTCAAAATGACCTGCTCTACGGTGAGAAAGCCGGAAGAGCCATTCTTGCCAATCTCTCTTATCAATTTTTCGGAAAGGTTAATGATCCTGATACGGCCAAGTATTATGAACGCTTCTTTGAACTTATCAAAAGCCACAGCAAGAGTATCAGCACCGGCTCGTGGATGAGCAAATCCCCCACACGCATTACCAAAAGTGAAAAAGAGGTGGTCAAAATCCGATCCCAACAATTCTTTCGTTTAAAACCTGGACAATTTGTGGTCTTTTCAGACGGGAAGGAACGCCTGGTACAATTCCCCTATAGGAAGCCTTTAAAAGGACTACCTCGGGCAAAGCAGCAACTGAATCAGCAAGAATTAGAAAGGCATTTCCAAAACATACAAAAGCAGGCGCGCAGTATTTTTGGCATATCCTAA
- a CDS encoding YegP family protein, which translates to MGKFVIKTDKREEYRFNLKAGNGQVILASEGYKAKSGCTNGIESVRKHAPEDKYYERLEAKDGSPYFNLKASNGQVIGTSEMYSSDSAMENGIASVKTNAPSATVEDLS; encoded by the coding sequence ATGGGAAAATTTGTTATTAAAACTGATAAACGAGAGGAGTATCGTTTTAACCTTAAAGCTGGTAACGGCCAAGTCATTTTAGCAAGTGAAGGATATAAAGCCAAATCAGGTTGTACCAACGGGATTGAATCTGTAAGAAAACATGCCCCTGAAGATAAATATTATGAGCGCCTGGAGGCTAAAGATGGTAGCCCATATTTTAATTTAAAAGCATCAAACGGCCAGGTCATTGGAACCAGTGAGATGTATTCCTCGGACAGTGCCATGGAAAATGGTATTGCCTCGGTAAAAACAAATGCGCCGAGTGCTACGGTAGAAGATTTGTCTTAG
- a CDS encoding DUF4138 domain-containing protein, which yields MKPVLVKTIILLLPLTMWSQKALDTLYTNEYMNVALIFPSPIRQGITGSANFTFSYNREKPQHLGLLQGQGGFSSNLLVITQDGQVYSYYLKYKKNLAKTHYFISPSYSIGKETGMQMKVIKNSGNLPLQSDSIKLAQAYFKKGAQYYLSRHSAARAARRSQGIVLKMESLNYHKNQVYVVYQIKNNSAVDFQLAYLRMYKITGDSRKNASFQSLPLEPIYYYARPDKIRRGQALRFVYVYSKFVPSKDEKLLVELLEANGSRMIQLRD from the coding sequence ATGAAACCAGTACTTGTAAAAACAATTATACTACTATTACCCCTTACCATGTGGTCGCAAAAAGCCTTGGATACCCTTTATACTAATGAGTATATGAATGTGGCGCTAATCTTTCCTAGCCCCATTAGACAAGGGATCACCGGAAGTGCAAACTTTACCTTTTCCTATAACAGAGAAAAACCACAACACCTGGGCCTTTTGCAAGGCCAAGGCGGGTTCTCCAGTAACCTGCTGGTTATTACCCAAGACGGTCAGGTGTATTCCTATTATTTAAAGTATAAAAAAAACTTAGCAAAGACGCATTACTTTATATCGCCGTCTTATTCCATTGGAAAGGAAACCGGGATGCAAATGAAAGTCATTAAAAACAGTGGAAATCTTCCCTTGCAAAGTGATTCTATAAAGCTAGCGCAGGCTTACTTTAAAAAAGGAGCCCAATACTACCTGTCAAGACATTCGGCTGCCAGAGCCGCTAGGCGATCCCAAGGAATTGTCCTTAAAATGGAAAGCCTGAACTATCACAAAAACCAGGTCTATGTAGTCTATCAAATAAAAAACAATTCAGCTGTTGATTTTCAATTAGCCTACCTTAGGATGTATAAAATCACAGGAGACAGTAGAAAAAATGCCTCTTTTCAAAGCCTGCCACTGGAACCGATCTATTATTATGCCAGACCCGATAAAATCAGAAGGGGACAAGCCTTGCGCTTTGTCTATGTGTATTCCAAATTTGTGCCTTCAAAAGATGAAAAATTGTTGGTAGAGCTATTGGAAGCCAATGGGAGCCGCATGATACAACTTCGTGATTAA
- the traM gene encoding conjugative transposon protein TraM codes for MKINKNKWIFAGLILAVILFIASYAIYLNGEDRQSQTLTGPELPEIKEPSKSFDNRLEAVDAIEQPRRVDLPHMYEQTKMDSSGYSHPDLEGISRANSIDSIYQSKLYQTAYDTYTKTSQETLPGDLDSTEAKGRKQSVTTEKQLLKKHSQFYTVPKLFWQDHSLAKTDPYIYVVVHGKQTVQNKDRIILRLQKPATIRGRRLDQHTLIYGFVTLKKNRAQLEVDFIDYQPAHLMSFDMLDGNQGIYIKNSLQAQVSAQSVDQVLQEVNIPSLPQLGGLKNVFRKDNRKIKNTIYHNHQLVLKPIQPSK; via the coding sequence ATGAAAATAAATAAAAACAAATGGATCTTTGCAGGCCTGATATTGGCAGTTATACTTTTTATCGCCTCCTATGCCATCTACCTAAATGGAGAGGATCGGCAATCACAAACCCTTACGGGTCCTGAGCTGCCCGAGATAAAAGAACCTTCCAAGTCTTTTGATAATAGGCTAGAGGCGGTGGATGCCATTGAACAACCCCGAAGGGTGGATCTCCCTCATATGTATGAGCAGACCAAAATGGATTCATCAGGTTACTCTCATCCCGATTTGGAGGGAATCAGCAGGGCAAATTCAATCGATAGTATTTATCAAAGTAAGCTCTATCAAACTGCTTATGATACTTATACTAAAACATCGCAAGAAACTTTGCCTGGGGACCTTGATTCCACTGAGGCTAAGGGAAGAAAACAGTCGGTTACTACAGAGAAACAACTACTCAAAAAACATAGCCAGTTCTATACCGTGCCAAAGCTTTTTTGGCAGGATCATTCCCTGGCAAAGACCGATCCCTATATCTATGTCGTGGTCCATGGCAAGCAAACCGTGCAAAACAAAGACCGTATTATCCTGAGACTTCAAAAGCCTGCTACCATAAGAGGAAGGCGACTGGATCAGCATACGCTGATCTATGGCTTTGTAACTTTAAAAAAGAACAGAGCCCAGCTAGAGGTTGACTTTATAGATTATCAACCGGCTCATCTTATGTCCTTTGACATGCTGGATGGTAACCAGGGCATTTATATTAAAAACAGCCTTCAGGCCCAGGTCAGTGCCCAAAGTGTGGATCAGGTGTTGCAAGAGGTGAATATTCCTTCCTTACCACAGCTGGGCGGACTTAAAAACGTATTTCGTAAAGACAATCGTAAAATAAAAAATACCATTTATCATAACCATCAGCTGGTATTAAAACCTATCCAGCCATCTAAATAA
- a CDS encoding conjugal transfer protein TraK, translated as MKTPYMNIYRVLRINRIVVLAVVIMAFVSMIFALTTIYRLNNQMLNSAFMVNTHGKVIPLKLVSQKETLEVEAKAHLDLFHRYFYGLTPANYKNQLKKALWLGDSSVDQLYKQKKADGLYNRLLQYALQQHVREVSSYVDLSAQPYRFQTKVLLEVHRGAVTDHYQLITSGALQPTSRSFPENTHGLLITEFYENQLKKLSDENK; from the coding sequence ATGAAAACTCCTTACATGAATATTTATCGCGTACTTAGAATCAATAGAATTGTTGTGCTGGCAGTAGTTATCATGGCCTTTGTCAGCATGATTTTTGCCCTTACAACCATCTATCGCCTGAATAACCAAATGCTTAATTCAGCCTTTATGGTCAATACCCATGGCAAGGTAATTCCCCTGAAACTGGTCAGTCAAAAGGAAACCCTGGAGGTAGAGGCCAAGGCCCACCTGGATTTGTTTCATCGTTATTTCTATGGGCTGACCCCGGCTAATTATAAAAACCAACTAAAAAAAGCTTTGTGGTTAGGAGATAGTTCGGTTGATCAGCTCTACAAACAAAAAAAGGCAGATGGACTCTATAACCGCTTATTGCAATATGCCTTGCAACAGCATGTTCGAGAGGTCTCCTCTTATGTAGACCTCTCTGCTCAACCTTATCGATTTCAGACCAAAGTCCTGCTTGAGGTGCACAGGGGAGCCGTAACAGATCACTACCAGCTTATAACAAGTGGAGCGCTGCAGCCGACCTCGCGTAGTTTCCCGGAAAATACCCATGGTCTGCTCATTACTGAATTTTATGAAAACCAGTTAAAAAAGTTATCAGATGAAAATAAATAA
- a CDS encoding conjugal transfer protein, with product MKTKIRRSLLLLFLMLLIAGDTSAQGLPVYDNTNFISLAKQLIESAKQTSQLIKTVDFLKQQKERIEKVNNAIKQLRAVQEIVQNNQQLYELVRTDLKEILSSQYIRAKEIDQVSMAFNSIIITSLEELSFMQQLLKSNYLEMTDAERLSLLEAQKMRSREMVAEIKLKRKRYQSIIAFRKLQDQVNNRANNYE from the coding sequence ATGAAAACAAAAATAAGGCGGAGTTTACTGTTACTTTTTCTAATGCTGCTGATCGCTGGTGATACTTCGGCACAGGGCCTACCGGTTTATGATAATACCAATTTTATATCTCTGGCCAAACAACTTATTGAGTCGGCTAAACAGACCTCACAACTGATTAAAACCGTAGACTTTCTCAAGCAACAAAAGGAGCGTATCGAAAAGGTAAACAATGCCATTAAACAACTAAGGGCCGTACAGGAGATAGTACAGAACAATCAACAGCTCTACGAGCTGGTGCGTACCGATCTAAAGGAAATATTAAGCTCCCAGTATATCCGGGCAAAGGAAATTGATCAGGTGTCCATGGCCTTTAATAGCATTATTATTACCTCCCTGGAGGAATTGTCCTTTATGCAGCAACTACTCAAAAGTAATTACCTGGAAATGACCGATGCCGAACGGTTGTCGCTACTGGAGGCACAAAAGATGCGCTCTAGAGAAATGGTGGCTGAAATAAAACTTAAGAGAAAACGCTACCAAAGCATCATCGCCTTTCGCAAGCTTCAGGACCAGGTCAATAACAGGGCAAATAATTATGAATAG
- a CDS encoding TraG family conjugative transposon ATPase, whose protein sequence is MRINLNAYHPIAHIEDNLVYGSNGNLALGFTLSLPEVYSLSKDDFSKLHQQWFQAFKSLPPRCIIHKQDLYLIKKYNPQNLPQTSFLAKATCDYFQGRTHMVHQSYLFFVWSANKALNASKYRNPFRKVEPSIPLHLEESAKKFKQVVRDTVSFINSNGKVKLHPLSKEQVTAHCKDYFNGYNSDVDTDIELSAANLQIGDHLFDILAINNERLFGETIQPSVVNDFFSSDDFVFHQGFIDGLGLDLKANHIVNQIICLDDKHRWRTLLEKREEELKKSVNFGSQNKLILEKIRGILDQINRDDNSRIIRGHLNVVYWHSQLKALKDIGSRVKTSLKALDIKGYYPTGEARKHYYLNSFPCHVSNFRPDDLYVTDLKHALCLWINTTNYRSDTTGVIFNDRQYNLPVLKDVWDERKKRIKARNFAIFAPTGEGKSFLANNILRQYYEQGIRLVIIDLGGSYTKFAKLYPNDHIVIRYQQGKSLGFNPFYKNPEIELSSDILEDLMAFVAQLYIPQGSLSKYQAVALKRILKAYYHQVNNGHSLQGFYNFIESQRESLLSKLEIHSDYFDVSGFLHVMSEYVNKGIYSFLFDHTQDQSYQLEDKRIIIFELDQVKDHKELLSVMLKLIKSAIERTIWRNRTEKGMILFDEFAKQLKFDNVLESVEFYYQAIRKHNGAIGIILQSINQLPQNSTAASILENTQVIYSLRNEKGYDPLQQRLQLSNHDLNQLKSIRNQLSADQKYTEIFIKVGSQSNVYRLEVPPEVYAAYLTDGEENDTIMGLYQKHNSMEKAIKEFINLKKQIT, encoded by the coding sequence ATGAGGATTAATCTAAATGCATATCATCCTATAGCTCACATCGAAGATAACCTGGTTTACGGCTCCAATGGGAATCTTGCCTTGGGATTTACCCTATCGCTTCCAGAGGTGTATTCGCTTTCAAAAGATGACTTTTCAAAACTGCATCAACAGTGGTTTCAGGCCTTTAAATCCTTGCCACCAAGATGTATCATACACAAGCAAGACCTCTATTTAATTAAAAAGTACAACCCTCAAAACCTCCCTCAAACCTCGTTTTTAGCCAAGGCCACCTGTGACTACTTCCAGGGAAGAACCCATATGGTGCATCAGAGCTACCTGTTCTTTGTGTGGAGCGCAAACAAAGCCTTGAACGCTTCCAAATACCGTAACCCGTTTCGAAAAGTGGAGCCTTCCATACCATTGCATTTAGAAGAATCAGCTAAAAAGTTTAAACAGGTCGTAAGGGATACGGTTTCATTTATCAATAGTAATGGGAAGGTCAAACTACATCCGCTTTCTAAAGAGCAGGTTACAGCGCATTGCAAAGACTATTTCAATGGCTATAATTCAGATGTAGATACCGATATTGAACTTAGCGCTGCCAACCTTCAAATAGGAGATCACCTTTTTGATATCCTTGCCATAAACAATGAGCGCCTATTTGGTGAAACCATACAACCCAGTGTGGTTAATGATTTCTTCTCTAGTGATGATTTTGTTTTTCACCAGGGGTTTATCGATGGCCTGGGATTGGACTTAAAAGCAAACCATATCGTAAATCAGATCATATGCCTTGATGATAAACACCGCTGGAGAACCCTACTTGAGAAAAGAGAAGAAGAGCTAAAAAAGAGCGTTAATTTTGGATCACAGAATAAATTGATCCTGGAGAAAATAAGAGGTATCCTCGATCAAATCAATCGCGATGATAACAGCAGAATCATTCGTGGCCATCTCAATGTAGTTTACTGGCATTCACAATTAAAAGCATTAAAAGACATTGGCAGTAGGGTCAAGACCTCCTTAAAAGCATTGGACATTAAAGGGTATTACCCCACAGGAGAAGCTCGCAAGCACTATTATTTAAATTCTTTTCCTTGTCATGTTTCTAATTTTCGCCCCGATGATCTCTATGTGACCGATCTAAAACATGCACTCTGCCTTTGGATCAATACCACTAATTATCGCTCCGATACCACTGGGGTGATCTTTAATGATCGCCAGTATAACCTTCCGGTATTAAAAGATGTGTGGGATGAAAGGAAAAAGCGGATAAAAGCCCGCAACTTTGCCATTTTCGCCCCCACCGGGGAAGGCAAGTCATTTCTGGCAAATAATATACTCAGGCAGTATTACGAGCAGGGCATTCGCCTGGTTATTATCGATCTGGGAGGCTCCTATACCAAATTCGCCAAACTCTATCCCAATGATCATATCGTAATTCGATATCAACAGGGAAAAAGCCTGGGGTTTAATCCTTTTTATAAAAATCCGGAGATTGAGCTCTCCTCTGATATCCTGGAGGATCTTATGGCTTTTGTGGCTCAATTGTATATCCCTCAGGGGAGCTTATCCAAATACCAGGCCGTTGCCCTTAAAAGAATTTTAAAGGCGTATTACCATCAGGTAAACAATGGGCATAGCCTGCAAGGCTTCTATAACTTTATTGAATCCCAAAGAGAATCCCTGCTTAGCAAACTAGAGATTCACTCAGATTACTTTGATGTATCTGGATTTCTCCACGTGATGTCGGAGTACGTCAATAAGGGGATATACAGCTTTCTTTTTGATCATACCCAAGATCAATCCTATCAGCTGGAAGATAAACGCATTATCATCTTTGAACTCGACCAGGTCAAGGATCATAAAGAACTGCTGTCGGTGATGCTCAAGCTTATTAAATCAGCCATAGAGCGGACCATTTGGAGAAACCGGACCGAAAAGGGAATGATCCTCTTTGATGAATTTGCCAAACAACTCAAGTTCGACAACGTGCTGGAAAGCGTGGAGTTTTACTATCAGGCCATTCGTAAACACAATGGAGCCATCGGTATTATTCTGCAATCAATCAATCAGCTGCCACAAAACAGTACCGCTGCCAGTATCCTTGAAAATACCCAGGTGATCTATAGCCTGAGAAATGAAAAAGGATATGATCCCTTGCAACAAAGGCTGCAACTCTCCAACCACGATCTGAATCAATTAAAATCGATTCGCAACCAGTTAAGCGCAGATCAGAAATATACCGAAATCTTCATCAAGGTGGGCTCACAAAGTAATGTGTATCGCCTGGAGGTGCCTCCTGAGGTGTACGCCGCTTACCTGACCGATGGAGAAGAAAATGATACCATAATGGGTCTTTATCAAAAACATAATTCCATGGAAAAGGCCATTAAAGAATTTATAAACCTTAAAAAACAGATCACATGA